A genomic segment from Vanacampus margaritifer isolate UIUO_Vmar chromosome 3, RoL_Vmar_1.0, whole genome shotgun sequence encodes:
- the LOC144049223 gene encoding gelsolin-like isoform X1, with protein MLHESGDVMAFHPEFERAGLQEGLQVWRVEHMEPVPVPESLHGSFYCGDAYLVLHSNRRPQRPLQYRLHYWQGGQCSREEAGAAAILTVQMDDFMQGEPVQYREVQGHESNTFLGYFKAGLKYLAGGLASGFQHVETNQVDVSRLLQVKGRRVVRAIQVHLSWDSFNRGDTFILDLGKEIIQWSGCHSNHFEKLKATMVSKGIRDNERCGRASLLICDDGAEVEKMTEVLGDKPELPEAQVDDTKTDACNRNLAKLYKVSNADGQVDVTVVGESSPFSQNALLSSDCFILDNGSNGRIYVWKGKAANAEERLAVLELSEHFIHKMNYPAHTQVEVLPEHGETALFKQFFDDWRHPEEQVGMETAHLSNGIEKVSKNDLSFPTALTGRICFLIGQVPFDPASLHQSEAMAAQHGMLDAGDGDKQVWRVEGRDKVLVDSSVMGQFWGGDSYIILYRYRHNHRDGSIIYIWQGEESSRDERAASAILAAELDEELGGGAAQVRVVQGKEPAHLMSLFGGQPMVIYLGGTSRGRGPPQPARLRLFHIGANVAGDARALQVRASSSSLTSDDVFLLASPSGCWMWKGRGGGSAQVRGARRLATLLGETLVQVEQGHEEEDFWAALGGRGDECQSRRRPRQMEAHPPRLFACSNKTGKFLMEEVPGQLTQEDLAPDDVMLLDAWEQVFVWLGKDSHVDEEREAFASASRYLESDPARRDPRTPVVSIKQGFEPPTFTGWFLGWDRHYWKVGLIA; from the exons ATGCTCCACGAATCCG GTGACGTGATGGCCTTCCACCCAGAGTTTGAGCGGGCGGGTCTCCAGGAAGGTCTCCAGGTTTGGAGGGTGGAGCACATGGAGCCGGTTCCTGTTCCCGAGAGTCTTCACGGCTCCTTCTACTGCGGGGACGCGTACCTGGTTCTCCACAGCAACCGGCGGCCACAGCGCCCCCTGCAGTACCGACTGCACTACTGGCAAG GTGGCCAATGTTCCCGGGAGGAGGCCGGGGCGGCAGCCATCTTGACGGTCCAGATGGATGACTTCATGCAGGGGGAGCCGGTCCAGTACCGCGAAGTCCAGGGTCACGAATCAAACACTTTTTTGGGATACTTCAAAGCGGGACTCAAGTACTTG GCGGGGGGCCTGGCGTCAGGATTTCAACACGTGGAGACGAACCAGGTGGACGTCAGCAGACTGCTGCAGGTCAAAGGGCGACGTGTAGTCAGGGCTATTCAAGTCCACCTCAGCTGGGACAGTTTTAACAGAGGGGACACCTTCATCCTCGACCTGGGCAAG GAGATCATCCAGTGGTCCGGTTGCCATAGTAACCACTTTGAGAAGCTGAAGGCCACCATG gtGTCCAAGGGTATCCGTGACAACGAGCGTTGTGGGCGGGCTTCGCTGCTGATCTGCGACGACGGCGCCGAAGTTGAAAAGATGACAGAG GTGCTGGGGGACAAACCTGAACTTCCGGAAGCCCAAGTGGACGACACCAAGACGGACGCCTGCAACAGGAACCTGGCGAAGCTTTACAAA GTGTCCAACGCAGACGGGCAGGTGGACGTGACCGTGGTGGGCGAGAGCAGTCCTTTCTCCCAAAATGCTTTGCTGTCCAGCGACTGTTTCATCCTGGACAACGGAAGCAACGGACGCATTTACGTGTGGAAAG ggAAAGCCGCAAACGCGGAGGAGCGACTTGCCGTTCTCGAGCTTTCTGAGCACTTCATCCACAAGATGAATTACCCGGCACACACCCAG gTGGAGGTCCTTCCCGAGCACGGGGAGACGGCGCTCTTCAAACAATTCTTTGATGACTGGCGCCATCCCGAAGAGCAGGTCGGCATGGAAACGGCACACCTGTCCAATGGCATTGAGAAGGTGAGCAAAAACGATCTTTCCTTTCCGACGGCTTTGACGGGCCGGATCTGCTTTCTGATTGGACAGGTCCCGTTTGACCCGGCGTCTCTCCACCAATCGGAAGCCATGGCGGCCCAGCACGGAATGTTGGATGCGGGAGACGGCGACAAGCAG gtGTGGCGTGTGGAGGGGCGGGACAAAGTACTGGTGGACTCGTCAGTGATGGGTCAGTTTTGGGGCGGAGACTCTTACATCATCCTCTACCGGTACCGCCACAACCACCGAGACGGCAGCATCATCTACATTTG GCAAGGAGAAGAATCCAGTCGGGACGAGCGCGCCGCCTCGGCCATTTTGGCAGCTGAGCTGGATGAGGAACTGGGGGGCGGGGCCGCGCAG GTGCGAGTGGTCCAGGGCAAAGAGCCCGCCCACTTGATGAGCCTGTTTGGCGGCCAGCCGATGGTGATCTATTTGGGCGGGACTTCCAGAGGGCGGGGACCGCCGCAGCCGGCCCGTCTGCGCCTCTTCCACATTGGAGCCAACGTCGCCGGAGACGCGAGAGCTTTGCAG GTGAGGGCGTCGTCCTCCAGCCTCACGTCGGACGATGTCTTCCTGCTGGCGTCTCCTTCGGGATGTTGGATGTGGAAAGGCCGCGGCGGCGGCTCGGCCCAGGTCCGAGGGGCCCGACGTCTGGCCACACTCCTGGGGGAGACGCTCGTCCAGGTGGAGCAAGGACACGAGGAAG AGGATTTCTGGGCGGCGCTGGGCGGCCGAGGGGACGAGTGCCAGTCCCGCCGGCGTCCACGTCAGATGGAGGCGCATCCTCCTCGTCTGTTCGCCTGCTCCAACAAGACGGGAAAGTTCCTG ATGGAGGAGGTTCCGGGCCAGCTGACCCAGGAAGATCTGGCTCCCGATGATGTCATGCTCTTGGATGCCTGGGAGCAG GTTTTCGTGTGGCTCGGGAAGGACTCGCACGTGGACGAGGAAAGGGAAGCGTTTGCTTCAG CTTCCAGATACTTGGAGAGCGACCCGGCCCGCAGAGACCCTCGCACCCCCGTGGTGAGCATCAAACAGGGATTCGAACCGCCAACCTTCACGGGCTGGTTCCTGGGCTGGGACCGCCACTACTGGAAGGTCGGACTCATCGCTTGA
- the LOC144049223 gene encoding gelsolin-like isoform X3 → MLHESGDVMAFHPEFERAGLQEGLQVWRVEHMEPVPVPESLHGSFYCGDAYLVLHSNRRPQRPLQYRLHYWQGGQCSREEAGAAAILTVQMDDFMQGEPVQYREVQGHESNTFLGYFKAGLKYLAGGLASGFQHVETNQVDVSRLLQVKGRRVVRAIQVHLSWDSFNRGDTFILDLGKEIIQWSGCHSNHFEKLKATMVSKGIRDNERCGRASLLICDDGAEVEKMTEVLGDKPELPEAQVDDTKTDACNRNLAKLYKVSNADGQVDVTVVGESSPFSQNALLSSDCFILDNGSNGRIYVWKGKAANAEERLAVLELSEHFIHKMNYPAHTQVEVLPEHGETALFKQFFDDWRHPEEQVGMETAHLSNGIEKVPFDPASLHQSEAMAAQHGMLDAGDGDKQVWRVEGRDKVLVDSSVMGQFWGGDSYIILYRYRHNHRDGSIIYIWQGEESSRDERAASAILAAELDEELGGGAAQVRVVQGKEPAHLMSLFGGQPMVIYLGGTSRGRGPPQPARLRLFHIGANVAGDARALQVRASSSSLTSDDVFLLASPSGCWMWKGRGGGSAQVRGARRLATLLGETLVQVEQGHEEEDFWAALGGRGDECQSRRRPRQMEAHPPRLFACSNKTGKFLMEEVPGQLTQEDLAPDDVMLLDAWEQVFVWLGKDSHVDEEREAFASASRYLESDPARRDPRTPVVSIKQGFEPPTFTGWFLGWDRHYWKVGLIA, encoded by the exons ATGCTCCACGAATCCG GTGACGTGATGGCCTTCCACCCAGAGTTTGAGCGGGCGGGTCTCCAGGAAGGTCTCCAGGTTTGGAGGGTGGAGCACATGGAGCCGGTTCCTGTTCCCGAGAGTCTTCACGGCTCCTTCTACTGCGGGGACGCGTACCTGGTTCTCCACAGCAACCGGCGGCCACAGCGCCCCCTGCAGTACCGACTGCACTACTGGCAAG GTGGCCAATGTTCCCGGGAGGAGGCCGGGGCGGCAGCCATCTTGACGGTCCAGATGGATGACTTCATGCAGGGGGAGCCGGTCCAGTACCGCGAAGTCCAGGGTCACGAATCAAACACTTTTTTGGGATACTTCAAAGCGGGACTCAAGTACTTG GCGGGGGGCCTGGCGTCAGGATTTCAACACGTGGAGACGAACCAGGTGGACGTCAGCAGACTGCTGCAGGTCAAAGGGCGACGTGTAGTCAGGGCTATTCAAGTCCACCTCAGCTGGGACAGTTTTAACAGAGGGGACACCTTCATCCTCGACCTGGGCAAG GAGATCATCCAGTGGTCCGGTTGCCATAGTAACCACTTTGAGAAGCTGAAGGCCACCATG gtGTCCAAGGGTATCCGTGACAACGAGCGTTGTGGGCGGGCTTCGCTGCTGATCTGCGACGACGGCGCCGAAGTTGAAAAGATGACAGAG GTGCTGGGGGACAAACCTGAACTTCCGGAAGCCCAAGTGGACGACACCAAGACGGACGCCTGCAACAGGAACCTGGCGAAGCTTTACAAA GTGTCCAACGCAGACGGGCAGGTGGACGTGACCGTGGTGGGCGAGAGCAGTCCTTTCTCCCAAAATGCTTTGCTGTCCAGCGACTGTTTCATCCTGGACAACGGAAGCAACGGACGCATTTACGTGTGGAAAG ggAAAGCCGCAAACGCGGAGGAGCGACTTGCCGTTCTCGAGCTTTCTGAGCACTTCATCCACAAGATGAATTACCCGGCACACACCCAG gTGGAGGTCCTTCCCGAGCACGGGGAGACGGCGCTCTTCAAACAATTCTTTGATGACTGGCGCCATCCCGAAGAGCAGGTCGGCATGGAAACGGCACACCTGTCCAATGGCATTGAGAAG GTCCCGTTTGACCCGGCGTCTCTCCACCAATCGGAAGCCATGGCGGCCCAGCACGGAATGTTGGATGCGGGAGACGGCGACAAGCAG gtGTGGCGTGTGGAGGGGCGGGACAAAGTACTGGTGGACTCGTCAGTGATGGGTCAGTTTTGGGGCGGAGACTCTTACATCATCCTCTACCGGTACCGCCACAACCACCGAGACGGCAGCATCATCTACATTTG GCAAGGAGAAGAATCCAGTCGGGACGAGCGCGCCGCCTCGGCCATTTTGGCAGCTGAGCTGGATGAGGAACTGGGGGGCGGGGCCGCGCAG GTGCGAGTGGTCCAGGGCAAAGAGCCCGCCCACTTGATGAGCCTGTTTGGCGGCCAGCCGATGGTGATCTATTTGGGCGGGACTTCCAGAGGGCGGGGACCGCCGCAGCCGGCCCGTCTGCGCCTCTTCCACATTGGAGCCAACGTCGCCGGAGACGCGAGAGCTTTGCAG GTGAGGGCGTCGTCCTCCAGCCTCACGTCGGACGATGTCTTCCTGCTGGCGTCTCCTTCGGGATGTTGGATGTGGAAAGGCCGCGGCGGCGGCTCGGCCCAGGTCCGAGGGGCCCGACGTCTGGCCACACTCCTGGGGGAGACGCTCGTCCAGGTGGAGCAAGGACACGAGGAAG AGGATTTCTGGGCGGCGCTGGGCGGCCGAGGGGACGAGTGCCAGTCCCGCCGGCGTCCACGTCAGATGGAGGCGCATCCTCCTCGTCTGTTCGCCTGCTCCAACAAGACGGGAAAGTTCCTG ATGGAGGAGGTTCCGGGCCAGCTGACCCAGGAAGATCTGGCTCCCGATGATGTCATGCTCTTGGATGCCTGGGAGCAG GTTTTCGTGTGGCTCGGGAAGGACTCGCACGTGGACGAGGAAAGGGAAGCGTTTGCTTCAG CTTCCAGATACTTGGAGAGCGACCCGGCCCGCAGAGACCCTCGCACCCCCGTGGTGAGCATCAAACAGGGATTCGAACCGCCAACCTTCACGGGCTGGTTCCTGGGCTGGGACCGCCACTACTGGAAGGTCGGACTCATCGCTTGA
- the LOC144049223 gene encoding gelsolin-like isoform X2, with amino-acid sequence MAFHPEFERAGLQEGLQVWRVEHMEPVPVPESLHGSFYCGDAYLVLHSNRRPQRPLQYRLHYWQGGQCSREEAGAAAILTVQMDDFMQGEPVQYREVQGHESNTFLGYFKAGLKYLAGGLASGFQHVETNQVDVSRLLQVKGRRVVRAIQVHLSWDSFNRGDTFILDLGKEIIQWSGCHSNHFEKLKATMVSKGIRDNERCGRASLLICDDGAEVEKMTEVLGDKPELPEAQVDDTKTDACNRNLAKLYKVSNADGQVDVTVVGESSPFSQNALLSSDCFILDNGSNGRIYVWKGKAANAEERLAVLELSEHFIHKMNYPAHTQVEVLPEHGETALFKQFFDDWRHPEEQVGMETAHLSNGIEKVSKNDLSFPTALTGRICFLIGQVPFDPASLHQSEAMAAQHGMLDAGDGDKQVWRVEGRDKVLVDSSVMGQFWGGDSYIILYRYRHNHRDGSIIYIWQGEESSRDERAASAILAAELDEELGGGAAQVRVVQGKEPAHLMSLFGGQPMVIYLGGTSRGRGPPQPARLRLFHIGANVAGDARALQVRASSSSLTSDDVFLLASPSGCWMWKGRGGGSAQVRGARRLATLLGETLVQVEQGHEEEDFWAALGGRGDECQSRRRPRQMEAHPPRLFACSNKTGKFLMEEVPGQLTQEDLAPDDVMLLDAWEQVFVWLGKDSHVDEEREAFASASRYLESDPARRDPRTPVVSIKQGFEPPTFTGWFLGWDRHYWKVGLIA; translated from the exons ATGGCCTTCCACCCAGAGTTTGAGCGGGCGGGTCTCCAGGAAGGTCTCCAGGTTTGGAGGGTGGAGCACATGGAGCCGGTTCCTGTTCCCGAGAGTCTTCACGGCTCCTTCTACTGCGGGGACGCGTACCTGGTTCTCCACAGCAACCGGCGGCCACAGCGCCCCCTGCAGTACCGACTGCACTACTGGCAAG GTGGCCAATGTTCCCGGGAGGAGGCCGGGGCGGCAGCCATCTTGACGGTCCAGATGGATGACTTCATGCAGGGGGAGCCGGTCCAGTACCGCGAAGTCCAGGGTCACGAATCAAACACTTTTTTGGGATACTTCAAAGCGGGACTCAAGTACTTG GCGGGGGGCCTGGCGTCAGGATTTCAACACGTGGAGACGAACCAGGTGGACGTCAGCAGACTGCTGCAGGTCAAAGGGCGACGTGTAGTCAGGGCTATTCAAGTCCACCTCAGCTGGGACAGTTTTAACAGAGGGGACACCTTCATCCTCGACCTGGGCAAG GAGATCATCCAGTGGTCCGGTTGCCATAGTAACCACTTTGAGAAGCTGAAGGCCACCATG gtGTCCAAGGGTATCCGTGACAACGAGCGTTGTGGGCGGGCTTCGCTGCTGATCTGCGACGACGGCGCCGAAGTTGAAAAGATGACAGAG GTGCTGGGGGACAAACCTGAACTTCCGGAAGCCCAAGTGGACGACACCAAGACGGACGCCTGCAACAGGAACCTGGCGAAGCTTTACAAA GTGTCCAACGCAGACGGGCAGGTGGACGTGACCGTGGTGGGCGAGAGCAGTCCTTTCTCCCAAAATGCTTTGCTGTCCAGCGACTGTTTCATCCTGGACAACGGAAGCAACGGACGCATTTACGTGTGGAAAG ggAAAGCCGCAAACGCGGAGGAGCGACTTGCCGTTCTCGAGCTTTCTGAGCACTTCATCCACAAGATGAATTACCCGGCACACACCCAG gTGGAGGTCCTTCCCGAGCACGGGGAGACGGCGCTCTTCAAACAATTCTTTGATGACTGGCGCCATCCCGAAGAGCAGGTCGGCATGGAAACGGCACACCTGTCCAATGGCATTGAGAAGGTGAGCAAAAACGATCTTTCCTTTCCGACGGCTTTGACGGGCCGGATCTGCTTTCTGATTGGACAGGTCCCGTTTGACCCGGCGTCTCTCCACCAATCGGAAGCCATGGCGGCCCAGCACGGAATGTTGGATGCGGGAGACGGCGACAAGCAG gtGTGGCGTGTGGAGGGGCGGGACAAAGTACTGGTGGACTCGTCAGTGATGGGTCAGTTTTGGGGCGGAGACTCTTACATCATCCTCTACCGGTACCGCCACAACCACCGAGACGGCAGCATCATCTACATTTG GCAAGGAGAAGAATCCAGTCGGGACGAGCGCGCCGCCTCGGCCATTTTGGCAGCTGAGCTGGATGAGGAACTGGGGGGCGGGGCCGCGCAG GTGCGAGTGGTCCAGGGCAAAGAGCCCGCCCACTTGATGAGCCTGTTTGGCGGCCAGCCGATGGTGATCTATTTGGGCGGGACTTCCAGAGGGCGGGGACCGCCGCAGCCGGCCCGTCTGCGCCTCTTCCACATTGGAGCCAACGTCGCCGGAGACGCGAGAGCTTTGCAG GTGAGGGCGTCGTCCTCCAGCCTCACGTCGGACGATGTCTTCCTGCTGGCGTCTCCTTCGGGATGTTGGATGTGGAAAGGCCGCGGCGGCGGCTCGGCCCAGGTCCGAGGGGCCCGACGTCTGGCCACACTCCTGGGGGAGACGCTCGTCCAGGTGGAGCAAGGACACGAGGAAG AGGATTTCTGGGCGGCGCTGGGCGGCCGAGGGGACGAGTGCCAGTCCCGCCGGCGTCCACGTCAGATGGAGGCGCATCCTCCTCGTCTGTTCGCCTGCTCCAACAAGACGGGAAAGTTCCTG ATGGAGGAGGTTCCGGGCCAGCTGACCCAGGAAGATCTGGCTCCCGATGATGTCATGCTCTTGGATGCCTGGGAGCAG GTTTTCGTGTGGCTCGGGAAGGACTCGCACGTGGACGAGGAAAGGGAAGCGTTTGCTTCAG CTTCCAGATACTTGGAGAGCGACCCGGCCCGCAGAGACCCTCGCACCCCCGTGGTGAGCATCAAACAGGGATTCGAACCGCCAACCTTCACGGGCTGGTTCCTGGGCTGGGACCGCCACTACTGGAAGGTCGGACTCATCGCTTGA
- the dab2ipa gene encoding disabled homolog 2-interacting protein — MVVTVARVPLPRPISGVVRVSDSKGTDVRCGDACLVCRRAMRGLRRASQESVLGGGGVASLELKMDQSVIIKPVHSSLLGQDYCFEVTTSVGTKCFSCRSAAERDKWMENLRRAVQPNKDNSRRLENLLTLWVIEAKDLPAKKRYFCELCLDDSLYARTSCKMKTDNVFWGERFDFGSLPCVGAVTLHIYKDTERKRKKDKSSYVGLVNIPVVTVTGRQLLEKWYAVSMPSTIRGKSSVPTVRVKARYQSVHILPMEQYKEFAEFISANYLLLCNTLEASIGLRAKEEVAAALVHILHSTGKAKDFLTDLMMSEVDRYRDNDQLIFRENTLATKSIEEYLKLTGQKYLQDALGEFIKALYESDENCEVDASRCAGAQLAEHQANLRMCCELAFCKILDSYRVFPRELKEVFASWRQECASRGRADISERLISASLFLRFLCPAVMSPSLFQLTQGYPDERTARTLTLIAKVIQTLANFSKFGAKEEYMLFMNDFVERQWSSMQRFLQEISNPDGLNHTGAGFDGYVDLGRELSCLHTLLAELDQSCLCKLSPLPRILRDVSAALANPGGGAYPGKALASSPELQQHLPSPPPLSPPLSPPLAACNPSLGQQCAVGADGGLVDFTRLPSPTPENKDLFFVTKGSSLQPASGPRGSPAPSSSYSEPNDEAAFGRAGQEMSAEGRSLSLVDLQDSSPTDALDDSQWQRRAGLLPLSFQNPVYHMTSRQPARAEATPSDASQGGGDERGPPAAPKPAFLTQMQVGVAGGEEQNRRALSENITSGAAPPRQSSSGPQRRIDQPPPPPPPSSAPPVGPPRGRTPPGMLPPRPASGSMMSSSPDWPSSGHSRLRQASSSSKGDSPEKLRPANKAPSPCALDRTAAWLLNMNSASSYAETEDDRHDDALIDKYQQDIALLQEKLRLAALRQEECEARLLVQDQQNQRLLQEYQARLEDTESRLRRLQDDKDLQMNSIISRLMAVEEELKKDHSDMQAVVDSKEKIIEAQEKRIANLDASNSRLMAALAQLKERYGVTSQRNGLSPSNASSLQITQNGEFRNSGNC, encoded by the exons ATGGTCGTCACGGTGGCGAGGGTCCCGTTGCCCCGCCCAATCTCAGGGGTGGTCCGTGTGTCGGATAGCAAAGGGACGGATGTGCGATGTGGAGACGCTTGCCTTGTGTGCAGGCGTGCCATGCGTGGGCTGCGCCGCGCCAGCCAGGAGTCAGTGTTAGGCGGCGGGGGCGTGGCCTCTCTGGAGCTGAAAATGGACCAATCGGTGATCATCAAACCCGTTCACTCTTCGCTCCTGGGCCAAGACTACTGCTTTGAG GTGACGACCTCGGTGGGGACCAAGTGCTTCTCGTGTCGCTCGGCGGCCGAGCGCGACAAGTGGATGGAGAACCTGCGGCGAGCCGTGCAGCCCAACAAGGACAACAGCCGACGCCTGGAGAACCTTCTGACGCTGTGGGTCATTGAAGCCAAGGACCTTCCCGCCAAGAAGAG GTACTTCTGCGAACTTTGCCTGGACGACAGCTTGTACGCGCGCACGTCCTGCAAGATGAAGACGGACAACGTGTTCTGGGGCGAGCGCTTCGACTTCGGCAGCCTGCCGTGCGTCGGCGCCGTGACGCTGCACATCTACAAAGACACGGAGCGCAAGCGCAAGAAGGACAAGAGCAGCTACGTGGGCCTGGTCAACATCCCCGTCGTCACGGTAACGGGCAGACAGCTGCTGGAGAAGTGGTACGCCGTCAGCATGCCCAGCACCATCAGAG GCAAATCCAGCGTGCCGACGGTGCGCGTGAAGGCGCGCTACCAGAGCGTTCACATCCTGCCCATGGAGCAGTACAAAGAGTTTGCTGAGTTCATCAGCGCCAACTACCTGCTGCTGTGCAACACTCTGGAAGCTTCCATCGGCCTGCGGGCCAAAGAGGAAGTGGCGGCGGCGCTGGTCCACATCCTGCACAGCACCGGCAAGGCCAAG GACTTCCTGACCGACTTGATGATGTCAGAGGTGGACCGTTACCGTGACAACGACCAGCTGATCTTCAGAGAGAACACCCTGGCCACCAAAAGCATCGAGGAATACTTGAAGCTGACTGGACAAAAGTACCTGCAGGACGCGCTGG GCGAGTTCATCAAAGCGCTGTACGAGTCGGACGAGAACTGCGAGGTGGACGCGTCTCGCTGCGCCGGCGCGCAGCTGGCCGAGCATCAGGCCAACCTCCGCATGTGCTGCGAACTCGCCTTCTGCAAGATACTCGACTCCTACAG GGTGTTTCCACGGGAGCTGAAGGAGGTTTTTGCGTCGTGGCGCCAGGAGTGCGCCAGCCGCGGCAGAGCGGACATCAGCGAGCGTCTGATCAGCGCCTCGCTCTTCCTGCGCTTCCTGTGCCCGGCCGTCATGTCGCCGTCGCTCTTCCAGCTGACGCAAGGATACCCGGACGAGCGCACGGCTCGCACGCTCACGCTCATCGCCAAAGTCATACAGACGCTGGCCAACTTCAGCAA GTTCGGCGCCAAAGAGGAGTACATGCTGTTCATGAACGACTTTGTGGAGCGCCAGTGGAGCAGCATGCAGCGCTTCCTGCAGGAGATCTCCAACCCCGACGGGCTCAACCACACCGGCGCCGGCTTTGACGGATACGTGGACCTGGGCCGAGAGCTctcctgcctgcacacgctccTGGCTGAGCTGGACCAG TCGTGCCTGTGCAAGCTGAGTCCGCTTCCCCGGATCTTGAGAGACGTGTCGGCGGCTCTGGCCAACCCTGGGGGCGGGGCTTACCCCGGGAAAGCATTGGCCTCCTCGCCCGAGCTCCAGCAGCATTTGCCGTCTCCGCCGCCTCTGTCGCCGCCCCTCTCGCCTCCTCTGGCGGCGTGCAATCCCTCACTTGGCCAGCAGTGCGCCGTGGGAGCGGACGGAGG GCTGGTGGACTTTACCCGGCTTCCGTCGCCCACGCCCGAAAACAAAGATTTGTTCTTCGTCACAAAAGGTTCCAGTCTTCAGCCGGCGTCAG GCCCGCGCGGCTCTCCGGCCCCGAGCTCCTCCTACTCGGAGCCCAACGACGAGGCGGCGTTCGGGAGGGCGGGGCAGGAGATGAGCGCCGAGGGGCGGAGCCTGTCTCTGGTGGACCTGCAGGACTCCTCTCCTACCGACGCTCTGGACGACAGCCAATGGCAGCGCAGGGCGGGGCTGCTGCCGCTGTCTTTCCAGAACCCCGTCTATCACATGACATCGCGGCAGCCGGCGCGGGCCGAGGCCACGCCCTCCGACGCCTCGCAGGGCGGAGGAGACGAGCGCGGCCCGCCCGCCGCGCCTAAGCCCGCCTTCCTCACCCAGATGCAAGTGGGAGTGGCCGGCGGAGAAGAACAAAACAGGAGAGCGCTCTCGGAAAACATCACAA GTGGCGCCGCCCCCCCTCGTCAGAGTTCTTCGGGTCCCCAGCGCCGCATCGaccagccgccgccgccgccgccgccctcctCGGCGCCCCCCGTGGGCCCGCCGCGGGGCCGCACGCCGCCCGGCATGCTCCCGCCTCGCCCCGCCTCCGGAAGCATGATGTCGTCCAGTCCCGATTGGCCGAGCAGCGGACACTCGCGGCTGCGCCAGGCCTCGTCCTCGTCCAAAGGAGACAGTCCCGAAAAGCTGCGGCCCGCCAACAAG GCGCCGTCTCCGTGTGCGCTGGACCGCACGGCCGCTTGGCTTCTCAACATGAACTCGGCCTCGTCCTACGCCGAGACAGAAGACGATCGCCATGACGACGCCTTAATTGACAAG taCCAGCAGGACATCGCGCTGCTGCAGGAGAAACTGCGGCTGGCGGCTCTGCGTCAAGAGGAGTGCGAGGCCCGCCTTCTGGTTCAGGACCAGCAGAACCAGCGCCTGCTGCAGGAATATCAG GCTCGGCTGGAGGACACGGAAAGTCGGCTGAGGAGGCTGCAGGACGACAAAGATCTCCAGATGAACAGCATCATCAGCAG GTTGATGGCGGTGGAGGAGGAGCTGAAGAAAGATCATTCCGACATGCAGGCCGTGGTGGACTCCAAAGAAAAAATCATCGAGGCGCAG GAGAAGCGGATCGCCAACCTGGACGCCAGCAACAGTCGGCTGATGGCGGCGCTGGCCCAGCTGAAGGAGCGCTACGGCGTCACGTCGCAGAGGAACGGCCTGTCGCCGAGCAACGCCTCGTCGCTGCAGATCACCCAAAACGGCGAGTTCCGCAATTCCGGCAATTGTTGA
- the LOC144049224 gene encoding uncharacterized protein LOC144049224 isoform X2 produces METVLKHLSRCQHLGWMNVIELKSASIHWLSCGQRAEPYAWSRMLCVLSDARLLLLDDLEVHPSLLSRRAESCTVWLLRYRLRVTPAPSDSAHKERLERRSRPLSGAASDTPAVKATAFLSGRLKRSIGRRVGVGDASRGR; encoded by the exons ATGGAGACGGTGCTCAAACATCTTTCCCGCTGTCAACATCTTGGCTGGATGAATGTTATTG AACTGAAGAGCGCCTCCATCCATTGGCTGTCGTGCGGTCAGAGGGCGGAGCCGTACGCGTGGAGCAGGATGTTGTGCGTCCTGTCCGACGCTCGCCTCCTGCTGCTGGACGACCTGGAG GTTCATCCTTCGCTGCTGTCCCGGAGGGCGGAGTCTTGTACTGTGTGGTTGCTAAGATACCGCCTCCGTGTGACCCCGGCGCCCTCTGACTCCGCCCACAAAG AGCGTCTGGAGAGGAGAAGCCGCCCCCTGAGTGGCGCCGCCTCGGACACGCCCGCCGTCAAAGCGACG GCTTTCCTGTCCGGCCGGCTGAAGCGCTCCATCGGCAGGCGTGTCGGCGTCGGGGACGCTTCCCGAGGCAGGTAA
- the LOC144049224 gene encoding uncharacterized protein LOC144049224 isoform X1 — MGSTAKPRRRMNPSTAKMIQSWTDAKSSAAMDLFVPSEMTLNVFLSELKSASIHWLSCGQRAEPYAWSRMLCVLSDARLLLLDDLEVHPSLLSRRAESCTVWLLRYRLRVTPAPSDSAHKERLERRSRPLSGAASDTPAVKATAFLSGRLKRSIGRRVGVGDASRGR, encoded by the exons ATGGGATCGACCGCCAAaccaagaagaagaatgaaTCCGAGTACTGCTAAGATGATCCAAAGTTGGACGGACGCAAAGTCATCTGCTGCGATGGATCTTTTTGTCCCATCTGAGATGACGTTGAATGTTTTCTTGTCAGAACTGAAGAGCGCCTCCATCCATTGGCTGTCGTGCGGTCAGAGGGCGGAGCCGTACGCGTGGAGCAGGATGTTGTGCGTCCTGTCCGACGCTCGCCTCCTGCTGCTGGACGACCTGGAG GTTCATCCTTCGCTGCTGTCCCGGAGGGCGGAGTCTTGTACTGTGTGGTTGCTAAGATACCGCCTCCGTGTGACCCCGGCGCCCTCTGACTCCGCCCACAAAG AGCGTCTGGAGAGGAGAAGCCGCCCCCTGAGTGGCGCCGCCTCGGACACGCCCGCCGTCAAAGCGACG GCTTTCCTGTCCGGCCGGCTGAAGCGCTCCATCGGCAGGCGTGTCGGCGTCGGGGACGCTTCCCGAGGCAGGTAA